The following proteins are co-located in the Bombus pyrosoma isolate SC7728 linkage group LG12, ASM1482585v1, whole genome shotgun sequence genome:
- the LOC122573532 gene encoding integrator complex subunit 1 isoform X3 has protein sequence MDRGKAGIGRGAKSKIAQHPSDLFALGSKGSRNENSDVKRPGVIHSKQSGNTSTSGTDRKREAPSGSLQSFQYIPQKKPKLAAHVSHQRPPFSSAEAWELVAIDTDPADFVPMVLEANDNDEGDKVIGIICGAIKTLKNQKWKPDTLVYMGLLYLAKIRPSMFSNDCILHALSSLLKRDQGHNYKTKGNPLVPVLAANLLMKGFHDKRNWPEIFVKLYIEDALGERVWVDHEECKGFVDNILTGFNTRHPPKSVLQPELSVLTPRDCHSPSTIDDEDPGSSSVQYSGDREKIEFPITPRYTHCIENIEFIVLEAVKEQLNRRQPESITKNFLKLLSSACGFVEIRNIAVPRLEVWLHNPKLMRPAQELLSYICYNCTSHTQRDVEVISQLVKMRLKTKAVINLYLNGVKELIGLHPENLSTILKHTIYNELSNARNPNNMPMIGVMFQTLSEQAAKLLAEIFQDLLMNREDYLRPLRALLREIVRVCRHDINLLIFARTLMSERQDIAQQLLNFEFKERVFISIADLLCLCMLLAISPQVKEAAALAQRGDKKDIALLHQFQNMVATIQFEAVLWLQNSAPQMYAIGKNELFHALHKILLLEPPEQYYKLDNWPPESDRVFYLRLISDVPLLQNTLLRLLLIGFSKENGITHSETLDLVDQLVRRAAANSTESFPTLQADKLDIIELIFNLCIYQPPGTINIPSNYVPPTLAISNLYWKGWIMLLILAAHNPSTIGAVAWKRYPILRTLMEMCITNHFSYPPPTMALPEIIEQERSKELQVEAIEKQEILEYESHLAAASTRIQISEQNSLLLSQLMTMEPTGIARRPPPAVLEQIRSLNVSHRLGHLLCRSRKPDFLLDIIQRQQQSSSQSMPWLADLVQNSEGSLSQLPVQCLCEFLLSTSTQAVEKQPRQQQLLAHLQMLLTDPEQDRQHAYEVLEYFLRRLSSQQTGSRLQAITGLKMVLGSIPTEEESMDIDGENEKEIWLLRKLPSIPHFLSVRSLVSTALRGACQVENNPDLVHAYISYLAAHTTDDDLPDLTDLVNEISQLVVERSTIIAAILPQPEIDNPSNKAAKQTLHAFMVIFCNYLEKARSPRAEEYTWSESQDQILVQWSTGEECTMHILVVHAMIILLTYDSDDDVLFDALLETWFPLNTEPPKAFLVDTSEEALLIPDWLKLRMIRSSVPRLIDAALKDLEPQQLVLFIQSFGIPVPSMTKLLHTLDTGVQIDPSSVGEAVLDKTYMAQLVEVQHRRGATGGLVFVQVLQLMEPELPDENAVTIAQLQEPLPLSAVVQIQSVIQSSVKTDVPHLINRLFIENIPMNQKVDAYRRLHKTLAKDLQKSAKESGAAVLAIQHICSVLSSMQVKQFLASLVHMPQYSCTLMRVILLPLKKPLTSKQVVELARNMCLNLIQLIGDVKAPVLSILRDFANVQLTKTPKSMELTMLMQNRDPGSILESTDPVNLEAVGRKLLNICLKQQKTDVLVEAMARLLVNDSNEGILKPRTGLLIDWLASVEPELIGTCPTLQMKLLFGKTKIQMKVDNNVMSSHSFRPYLLTLLTHRASWATLYKCVGHLLDKCDDGYDPTAVLDFLWALTCNPKLWQGRDKFTPKHYVPENILLLHEKQLLTLVAYIVAEAVIIYNCQNRNIALARMDSRLDLLLHCISTDDHLVASVVKYLAARMMNDSDIDSDMVHQFLLHMYMKIPKVICYLDTFQTKKFVGGAKITKWTGSVLDCMSHSLLTALAATPRQKSWNSRSQDFELCARKMAAVHPILVLRQLPMLASSLMGRSYLDFSQFRAGHHLNLFVQIMGLLELLQPHLFSEEHQTALEDTLENYFQCFQNYGPVKDLIPLLNRFITLLQAYISYNAQRALKYLQKHAQALQYIIRI, from the exons atggaTCGTGGAAAGGCAGGAATTGGCAGAGGTGCAAAAAGTAAGATTGCTCAGCATCCTTCTGATTTATTTGCACTTGGATCCAAAGGTTCGCGTAATGAAAATTCTGATGTTAAAAGACCAGGTGTTATTCATTCTAAGCAAAGTGGTAATACTTCAACTTCAg gAACtgacagaaaaagagaagcaCCATCAGGATCACTTCAATCTTTTCAATATATCCCACAAAAGAAACCTAAACTTGCTGCACATGTTTCTCATCAACGACCACCATTCTCAAGTGCTGAAGCTTGGGAATTGGTAGCCATAGATACTGATCCAGCAGATTTTGTTCCAATGGTCCTAGAAGCTAATGATAATGATGAAGGTGATAAAGTTATAGGCATTATTTGTGGTGCCATAAAAACACTTAAAAATCAGAAGTGGAAACCTGATACATTGGTATACATGGGATTATTGTACTTAGCAAAAATTCGTCCTTCTATGTTTTCAAATGATTGTATATTACATGCACTATCCTCTTTATTGAAACGGGATCAAggacataattataaaacaaaaggaaacCCATTAGTTCCTGTACTTGCGGCTAATTTGTTAATGAAGGGGTTtcatgataaaagaaattggcCAGAAATCTTTGTTAAG CTATACATTGAGGATGCTTTAGGTGAAAGAGTATGGGTTGATCATGAAGAATGCAAAGGTTTtgtagataatattttaacaggaTTTAATACAAGACATCCACCAAAAAGTGTCCTACAACCAGAACTATCTGTATTAACACCACGAGATTGTCATAGCCCATCTACAATTGACGATGAAGATCCAGGATCTTCATCTGTACAGTATTCTGGCGACAGAGAAAAAATAGAGTTTCCTATTACTCCTAGATACACTCATTGTATAGAGAACATAGAGTTCATTGTTCTTGAAGCTGTGAAAGAACAGTTGAATAGACGACAACCAGAGTCAATTACCAAAAACTTTCTAAAACTACTTTCTTCAGCCTGTGGTTTTGTAGAAATCAGAAATATCGCCGTTCCAAGATTAGAAGTATGGTTGCATAATCCGAAACTAATGAGACCTGCCCAAGAATTACTGagttatatttgttacaattgTACTTCTCATACACAAAGAGATGTTGAAGTTATAAGTCAATTAGTAAAAATGAGATTGAAAACTAAagctgtaattaatttatatctaaatgGCGTAAAGGAATTAATCGGCTTGCACCCTGAAAATTTATCTACTATCTTAAAACatacaatttataacgaattatCTAATGCAAGAAATCCAAATAATATGCCAATGATAGGTGTaatgtttcaaactttatccGAGCAAGCGGCTAAGTTACttgcagaaatatttcagGATTTATTAATGAACCGAGAAGATTATCTGAGACCTTTACGTGCTTTACTCAGAGAAATCGTACGTGTTTGCCGAcacgatattaatttacttatttttgcGCGCACATTGATGTCTGAAAGACAGGACATAGCGCAACAGTTGCTTAATTTTGAATTCAAAGAACGAGTCTTCATTTCAATTGCAGATTTATTGTGCTTATGTATGTTACTAGCTATCAGCCCACAAGTTAAAGAAGCTGCAGCATTAGCACAAAGAGgtgataaaaaagatatagcTTTATTACATCAATTTCAGAACATGGTAGCGACAATACAATTCGAAGCCGTGTTATGGCTACAGAATTCGGCGCCACAGATGTACGCCATTGGAAAAAATGAGCTCTTTCATGccttacataaaattttactgcTTGAACCACCAGAGCAGTACTATAAATTAGATAATTGGCCACCCGAATCTGATagagtattttatttacgtcTTATTTCGGATGTTCCATTATTACAGAATACATTGTTAAGACTATTACTGATTGGTTTTTCAAAA GAAAATGGCATTACTCATTCAGAAACATTAGATTTGGTGGATCAATTAGTTAGACGAGCGGCAGCTAACTCAACTGAGAGTTTCCCGACATTACAAGCTGATAAATTGGATATAATTGAACTTATTTTTAACTTGTGCATTTATCAACCACCAGGAACTATAAACATACCGTCAAA cTATGTACCACCTACTTTGgcaatatcaaatttatattggAAAGGGTggataatgttattaatactGGCTGCTCACAATCCTTCTACTATTGGTGCTGTTGCGTGGAAAAGGTATCCCATTTTACGAACTCTAATGGAAATGTGCATTACGAA TCATTTCTCCTATCCACCACCAACGATGGCATTACCAGAAATAATAGAGCAAGAACGTTCGAAAGAATTGCAAGTTGAAGCTATagagaaacaagaaatattagaatatgaATCGCACTTAGCTGCTGCATCAACAAGAATACAAATATCAGAACAAAACAGTTTATTACTATCACAACTAATGACTATGGAACCAACTGGAATTGCTAGGAGACCACCTCCAGCAGTATTGGAACAAATACGATCATTAAATGTGTCTCATAGGTTGGGACATTTACTTTGTCGATCTCGTAAACcagattttttattagatataatacAAAGACAACAACAGAGTTCGTCTCAGAGTATGCCATGGCTAGCAGATCTTGTACAAAATAGCGAGGGATCTCTTAGTCAATTACCTGTACAGTGtctttgtgaatttttattatctactAGTACTCAAGCTGTGGAGAAGCAACCAAGACAACAACAGCTATTAGCCCATCTTCAAATGTTATTAACTGATCCCGAACAGGATCGGCAACATGCTTATGAggttttagaatatttcttaagAAGACTGAGCAGCCAACAAACTGGCAGTCGCCTTCAAGCAATTACAGGTTTGAAGATGGTACTTGGATCAATACCTACCGAAGAAGAATCTATGGATATAGATGGAGAGAatgaaaa GGAGATCTGGCTTCTTCGCAAATTACCGTCCATACCTCATTTCTTATCAGTACGATCTTTAGTTTCTACTGCTCTGCGAGGTGCATGTCAAGTCGAAAATAACCCAGATCTTGTACACGCGTACATATCTTATCTTGCTGCGCATACTACAGACGATGATTTACCCGATTTAACTGATTTAGTTaacgaaatatctcaattagTAGTCGAACGAAGTACGATTATAGCAGCTATTCTACCGCAACCAGAAATTGATAATCCATCAAATAAAGCAGCTAAACAGACTTTGCATGCTTTCATGGTGATTTTCTGTAATTATCTAGAAAAAGCTCGATCTCCACGAGCAGAGGAATATACCTGGTCTGAAAGTCAAGACCAGATATTAGTACAATGGAGTACAGGAGAAGAGTGTACTATGCATATTTTAGTTGTTCATGCTATGATAATCTTATTAACGTACGACTCCGATGATGATGTATTGTTTGATGCTTTACTTGAAACTTGGTTTCCATTGAATACAGAACCACCAAAAGCTTTCCTCGTTGATACAAGCGAAGAAGCTTTATTAATACCTGATTGGTTAAAACTAAGAATGATTAGGAGTAGTGTACCACGTTTAATTGACGCAGCTCTTAAAGATTTGGAACCACAACAACTGGTTCTTTTTATTCAGAGCTTCGGTATTCCTGTTCCTTCAATGACTAAATTACTCCATACATTGGATACTGGTGTGCAAATTGACCCGAGTTCTGTTGGTGAAGCAGTACTCGATAAGACGTATATGGCACAATTAGTTGAAGTTCAACACAGAAGAGGGGCAACGGGTGGACTAGTCTTTGTACAGGTTTTACAATTGATGGAGCCAGAGTTACCTGATGAAAATGCTGTAACTATCGCACAATTACAGGAACCTTTACCTCTGAGTGCTGTAGTTCAAATACAATCTGTCATACAATCTTCTGTTAAAACGGATGTCCCACATTTAATCAATAgattatttatcgaaaatatacCAATGAATCAAAAGGTAGATGCATATCGCCGATTACATAAAACCTTAGCAAAAGATTTGCAGAAATCTGCTAAAGAAAGTGGAGCCGCTGTGTTAGCAATACAACATATATGTAGTGTATTAAGTTCAATGCAAGTTAAACAATTCTTAGCCTCGCTTGTTCACATGCCTCAGTATTCTTGCACCCTAATGAGAGTAATATTGTTGCCTTTAAAAAAGCCATTGACTTCGAAACAGGTGGTCGAATTAGCCCGTAATATGTGTCTAAACTTGATACAGCTGATAGGAGATGTAAAAGCACCAGTTCTATCTATTTTAAGAGACTTTGCAAACGTGCAATTAACCAAAACGCCAAAAAGCATGGAATTAACGATGTTGATGCAAAATCGAGATCCCGGATCTATTTTAGAAAGCACGGATCCAGTGAATTTGGAAGCAGTTGGACgtaagttattaaatatttgtctgAAACAACAGAAAACCGACGTTCTTGTTGAAGCAATGGCAAGATTACTAGTGAATGACAGTAACGAAGGCATTTTAAAGCCACGAACTGGTTTATTAATCGATTGGTTAGCATCTGTTGAACCAGAATTAATTGGAACATGCCCTACTCTccaaatgaaacttttatttggGAAAACGAAGATACAAATGAAAGTTGATAACAATGTTATGAGTTCACATTCATTTAGGCCTTACTTGTTAACTTTATTGACGCATAGGGCAAGTTGGGCAACTTTGTACAAATGTGTTGGACATTTATTAGATAAATGTGATGATGG GTATGATCCGACAGCTGTTTTAGACTTCTTGTGGGCATTAACTTGTAATCCAAAACTCTGGCAAGGCAGAGATAAATTCACGCCAAAACATTATGttccagaaaatattttacttttacacgAGAAACAGTTACTAACACTTGTAGCGTATATAGTTGCAGAAGCTGTTATCATATATAATTGTCAAAACAGAAACATTGCACTTGCTCGAATGGATTCTCGtcttgatttattattacactGTATTTCTACGGACGATCATTTGGTAGCCAGtgtagtaaaatatttggCTGCACGTATGATGAATGACTCAGA tattgaTTCAGATATGGTCCATCAATTCTTGTTACACATGTACATGAAAATACCTAAAGTAATATGTTACTTAGACACATTTCAAACTAAAAAGTTTGTTGGAGGagcaaaaattacaaaatggaCGGGTTCCGTGTTAGATTGTATGAGTCATTCTTTGTTAACTGCTCTAGCAGCAACACCGCGGCAAAAGTCATGGAATTCTAGGTCTCAAGACTTCGAATTATGCGCCCGAAAAATGGCTGCTGTGCATCCTATTTTAGTGTTACGACAACTTCCAATGTTAGCGTCGTCACTAATGGGAAGATCTTATTTGGATTTTAGTCAGTTTAGAGCAGGTCATCATCTAAATctttttgtacaaataatgGGATTACTGGAATTACTACAACCACATTTGTTTAGTGAAGAACATCAGACTGCTTTGGAAGATACACTGGAGAATTACTTTCAGTGCTTTCAA aattatGGTCCAGTAAAAGATCTTATACCACTCTTAAATAGATTTATTACATTACTACAAGCATACATCTCTTATAATGCACAAAGggcattgaaatatttgcagaaaCATGCTCAGGCTCTACA GTACATTATCCGAATCTAG